One Saimiri boliviensis isolate mSaiBol1 chromosome 17, mSaiBol1.pri, whole genome shotgun sequence genomic window carries:
- the RUNDC3A gene encoding RUN domain-containing protein 3A isoform X2, which translates to MEASFVQTTMALGLSSKKASSRNVAVERKNLITVCRFSVKTLLEKYTAEPIDDSSEEFVNFAAILEQILSHRFKGPVSWFSSDGQRGFWDYIRLACSKVPNNCVSSIENMENISTARAKGRAWIRVALMEKRMSEYITTALRDTRTTRRFYDSGAIMLRDEATILTGMLIGLSAIDFSFCLKGEVLDGKTPVVIDYTPYLKFTQSYDYLTDEEERQSAESSTSEDNSPEHPYLPLVTDEDSWYSKWHKMEQKFRIVYAQKGYLEELVRLRESQLKDLEAENRRLQLQLEEAAAQNQREKRELEGVILELQEQLTGLIPSDHAPLAQGSKELTTPLVNQWPSLGTLNGAEGASNSKPYRRHSFMSTEPLSAEASLSSDSQRLGEGTRDEEPWGPIGKDPTPSMLGLCGSLASIPSCKSLASFKSNECLVSDSPEGSPALSPS; encoded by the exons ATGGAAGCGAGCTTTGTCCAGACCACCATGGCTCTGGGGCTGTCCTCCAAGAAAGCGTCCTCCCGCAACGTGGCCGTGGAGCGTAAGAACCTGATCACCGTGTGCAG GTTCTCTGTGAAAACACTGCTGGAGAAGTACACAGCGGAGCCCATCGATGACTCATCAGAGGAGTTTGTCAATTTTGCAGCCATTTTAGAGCAGATCCTCAGCCACCGCTTCAAAG GTCCAGTGAGCTGGTTCAGCTCAGATGGGCAGCGGGGCTTCTGGGACTATATCCGGCTGGCCTGCAGCAAAGTGCCCAACAACTGTGTGAGCAGCATCGAGAACATGGAGAACATCAGCACAGCCCGGGCCAAG GGCCGGGCATGGATCCGGGTGGCACTGATGGAGAAACGCATGTCAGAATACATCACCACGGCTCTGCGGGACACCCGGACCACCAG ACGGTTCTATGACTCTGGAGCCATCATGCTGCGGGACGAAGCCACCATCCTCACGGGAATGCTGATCGGACTCAGCGCCATCGACTTCAG CTTCTGTCTAAAGGGGGAAGTCCTGGACGGGAAGACCCCGGTAGTTATCGATTACACACCCTACCTGAAGTTCACACAGAG CTACGACTACCTGACCGACGAGGAGGAGCGGCAGAGCGCGGAGAGCAGCACGAGCGAGGACAACTCGCCCGAGCACCCGTACCTGCCGCTCGTCACCGACGAGGACAGCTGGTACAGCAAGTGGCACAAGATGGAACAGAAGTTCCGCATCGTCTACGCGCAGAAG GGCTACTTGGAAGAGCTGGTGCGTCTGCGCGAGTCGCAGCTGAAGGACCTGGAGGCGGAGAACCGgcggctgcagctgcagctggagGAGGCGGCGGCGCAGAACCAGCGCGAGAAGCGGGAGCTGGAAGGAGTGATCCTGGAGCTGCAGGAGCAGCT gaCAGGTCTGATCCCCAGTGACCACGCCCCCCTGGCTCAGGGTTCCAAGGAGCTCACTACACCCCTGGTCAACCAATGGCCTTCACTGGGAACACTCAATGGGGCCGAGGGTGCCAGCAACTCCAAGCCCTACCGGAG ACACAGCTTCATGAGCACGGAGCCGCTGTCAGCTGAAGCCAGTCTGAGCTCGGACTCCCAGCGCCTGGGAGAGGGCACGCGGGACGAAGAGCCCTGGGGTCCCATCG GAAAGGACCCCACGCCCTCCATGCTGGGCCTCTGCGGCTCCCTGGCCTCCATCCCCAGCTGCAAGTCCCTGGCGAGCTTCAAATCCAACGAGTGCCTGGTGAGCGACAGTCCTGAGGGCAGTCCAGCACTGAGCCCCAGCTGA
- the RUNDC3A gene encoding RUN domain-containing protein 3A isoform X4: MEASFVQTTMALGLSSKKASSRNVAVERKNLITVCRFSVKTLLEKYTAEPIDDSSEEFVNFAAILEQILSHRFKGPVSWFSSDGQRGFWDYIRLACSKVPNNCVSSIENMENISTARAKGRAWIRVALMEKRMSEYITTALRDTRTTRRFYDSGAIMLRDEATILTGMLIGLSAIDFSFCLKGEVLDGKTPVVIDYTPYLKFTQSYDYLTDEEERQSAESSTSEDNSPEHPYLPLVTDEDSWYSKWHKMEQKFRIVYAQKGYLEELVRLRESQLKDLEAENRRLQLQLEEAAAQNQREKRELEGVILELQEQLTGLIPSDHAPLAQGSKELTTPLVNQWPSLGTLNGAEGASNSKPYRRHSFMSTEPLSAEASLSSDSQRLGEGTRDEEPWGPIGSSEPN; this comes from the exons ATGGAAGCGAGCTTTGTCCAGACCACCATGGCTCTGGGGCTGTCCTCCAAGAAAGCGTCCTCCCGCAACGTGGCCGTGGAGCGTAAGAACCTGATCACCGTGTGCAG GTTCTCTGTGAAAACACTGCTGGAGAAGTACACAGCGGAGCCCATCGATGACTCATCAGAGGAGTTTGTCAATTTTGCAGCCATTTTAGAGCAGATCCTCAGCCACCGCTTCAAAG GTCCAGTGAGCTGGTTCAGCTCAGATGGGCAGCGGGGCTTCTGGGACTATATCCGGCTGGCCTGCAGCAAAGTGCCCAACAACTGTGTGAGCAGCATCGAGAACATGGAGAACATCAGCACAGCCCGGGCCAAG GGCCGGGCATGGATCCGGGTGGCACTGATGGAGAAACGCATGTCAGAATACATCACCACGGCTCTGCGGGACACCCGGACCACCAG ACGGTTCTATGACTCTGGAGCCATCATGCTGCGGGACGAAGCCACCATCCTCACGGGAATGCTGATCGGACTCAGCGCCATCGACTTCAG CTTCTGTCTAAAGGGGGAAGTCCTGGACGGGAAGACCCCGGTAGTTATCGATTACACACCCTACCTGAAGTTCACACAGAG CTACGACTACCTGACCGACGAGGAGGAGCGGCAGAGCGCGGAGAGCAGCACGAGCGAGGACAACTCGCCCGAGCACCCGTACCTGCCGCTCGTCACCGACGAGGACAGCTGGTACAGCAAGTGGCACAAGATGGAACAGAAGTTCCGCATCGTCTACGCGCAGAAG GGCTACTTGGAAGAGCTGGTGCGTCTGCGCGAGTCGCAGCTGAAGGACCTGGAGGCGGAGAACCGgcggctgcagctgcagctggagGAGGCGGCGGCGCAGAACCAGCGCGAGAAGCGGGAGCTGGAAGGAGTGATCCTGGAGCTGCAGGAGCAGCT gaCAGGTCTGATCCCCAGTGACCACGCCCCCCTGGCTCAGGGTTCCAAGGAGCTCACTACACCCCTGGTCAACCAATGGCCTTCACTGGGAACACTCAATGGGGCCGAGGGTGCCAGCAACTCCAAGCCCTACCGGAG ACACAGCTTCATGAGCACGGAGCCGCTGTCAGCTGAAGCCAGTCTGAGCTCGGACTCCCAGCGCCTGGGAGAGGGCACGCGGGACGAAGAGCCCTGGGGTCCCATCG gaagctcagagccaaATTAG
- the SLC25A39 gene encoding mitochondrial glutathione transporter SLC25A39 isoform X2: MTDQDPGGISPFQQMVASGAGAVVTSLFMTPLDVVKVRLQSQRPSMANELTPSSRLWSLSYTKWKCLLYCNGVLEPLYLCPNGARCATWFQDPTRFTGTMDAFVKIVRHEGTRTLWSGLPATLVMTVPATAIYFTAYDQLKALLCGRALTSDLYAPMVAGALARLGTVTVISPLELMRTKLQAQHVSYRELGACVRTAVAQGGWRSLWLGWGPTALRDVPFSALYWFNYELVKRWLNGLRPKDQTSVGMSFVAGGISGTVAAVLTLPFDVVKTQRQVALGAMEAVRVTPLRMDSTWLLLRRIRAESGTRGLFAGFLPRIIKAAPSCAIMISTYEFSKSFFQRLNQDRLLGA; encoded by the exons ATGACTGACCAGGATCCTGGGGGCATCAGCCCCTTCCAGCAAATGGTGGCCTCAGGCGCTGGGGCGGTGGTCACCTCCCTCTTCA TGACACCCCTGGACGTGGTGAAGGTTCGCCTGCAGTCTCAGCGGCCTTCCATGGCCAACG AGCTGACGCCTTCCTCCAGACTGTGGAGCCTCTCCTATACCAAAT GGAAGTGCCTCCTGTACTGCAATGGTGTCCTGGAGCCCTTGTACCTGTGCCCAAATGGTGCCCGCTGTGCCACCTGGTTTCAAGACCCTACCCGCTTCACTGGCACCATG GACGCCTTTGTGAAGATCGTGAGGCACGAGGGCACCCGGACCCTCTGGAGCGGCCTCCCTGCCACTCT GGTGATGACTGTGCCAGCTACTGCCATCTACTTCACTGCTTATGACCAACTCAAGGCCCTCCTGTGTGGTCGAGCCCTGACCTCTGACCTCTACGCACCCATGGTGGCTGGTGCGCTGGCCCGCT TGGGCACTGTGACTGTGATCAGCCCCCTGGAGCTCATGCGGACAAAGCTGCAGGCTCAGCACGTGTCATACCGGGAGCTGGGTGCCTGTGTTCGAACTGCCGTGGCTCAGGGTGGCTGGCGCTCGCTGTGGCTGGGCTGGGGCCCCACTGCCCTTCGAGATGTGCCCTTCTCAG CCCTATACTGGTTCAACTATGAGCTGGTGAAGAGATGGCTGAATGGGCTCAGGCCAAAGGACCAGACTTCTGTAGGCATGAGCTTTGTGGCTGGTGGCATCTCAGGGACG GTGGCTGCCGTGCTGACTCTACCCTTTGACGTGGTGAAGACCCAACGCCAGGTTGCACTGGGAGCGATGGAGGCTGTGAGAG TGACACCCCTGCGCATGGACTCCACCTGGCTGCTGCTGCGGAGGATCCGGGCCGAGTCGGGCACCAGGGGACTCTTTGCAG gcttccttCCTCGGATCATCAAGGCTGCCCCCTCCTGCGCCATCATGATCAGCACCTATGAGTTCAGCAAAAGCTTCTTCCAGAGGCTCAACCAGGACCGGCTTCTGGGCGCCTGA
- the RUNDC3A gene encoding RUN domain-containing protein 3A isoform X5: protein MEASFVQTTMALGLSSKKASSRNVAVERKNLITVCRFSVKTLLEKYTAEPIDDSSEEFVNFAAILEQILSHRFKACAPAGPVSWFSSDGQRGFWDYIRLACSKVPNNCVSSIENMENISTARAKGRAWIRVALMEKRMSEYITTALRDTRTTRRFYDSGAIMLRDEATILTGMLIGLSAIDFSFCLKGEVLDGKTPVVIDYTPYLKFTQSYDYLTDEEERQSAESSTSEDNSPEHPYLPLVTDEDSWYSKWHKMEQKFRIVYAQKGYLEELVRLRESQLKDLEAENRRLQLQLEEAAAQNQREKRELEGVILELQEQLTGLIPSDHAPLAQGSKELTTPLVNQWPSLGTLNGAEGASNSKPYRRHSFMSTEPLSAEASLSSDSQRLGEGTRDEEPWGPIGKDPTPSMLGLCGSLASIPSCKSLASFKSNECLVSDSPEGSPALSPS, encoded by the exons ATGGAAGCGAGCTTTGTCCAGACCACCATGGCTCTGGGGCTGTCCTCCAAGAAAGCGTCCTCCCGCAACGTGGCCGTGGAGCGTAAGAACCTGATCACCGTGTGCAG GTTCTCTGTGAAAACACTGCTGGAGAAGTACACAGCGGAGCCCATCGATGACTCATCAGAGGAGTTTGTCAATTTTGCAGCCATTTTAGAGCAGATCCTCAGCCACCGCTTCAAAG CCTGTGCCCCAGCAGGTCCAGTGAGCTGGTTCAGCTCAGATGGGCAGCGGGGCTTCTGGGACTATATCCGGCTGGCCTGCAGCAAAGTGCCCAACAACTGTGTGAGCAGCATCGAGAACATGGAGAACATCAGCACAGCCCGGGCCAAG GGCCGGGCATGGATCCGGGTGGCACTGATGGAGAAACGCATGTCAGAATACATCACCACGGCTCTGCGGGACACCCGGACCACCAG ACGGTTCTATGACTCTGGAGCCATCATGCTGCGGGACGAAGCCACCATCCTCACGGGAATGCTGATCGGACTCAGCGCCATCGACTTCAG CTTCTGTCTAAAGGGGGAAGTCCTGGACGGGAAGACCCCGGTAGTTATCGATTACACACCCTACCTGAAGTTCACACAGAG CTACGACTACCTGACCGACGAGGAGGAGCGGCAGAGCGCGGAGAGCAGCACGAGCGAGGACAACTCGCCCGAGCACCCGTACCTGCCGCTCGTCACCGACGAGGACAGCTGGTACAGCAAGTGGCACAAGATGGAACAGAAGTTCCGCATCGTCTACGCGCAGAAG GGCTACTTGGAAGAGCTGGTGCGTCTGCGCGAGTCGCAGCTGAAGGACCTGGAGGCGGAGAACCGgcggctgcagctgcagctggagGAGGCGGCGGCGCAGAACCAGCGCGAGAAGCGGGAGCTGGAAGGAGTGATCCTGGAGCTGCAGGAGCAGCT gaCAGGTCTGATCCCCAGTGACCACGCCCCCCTGGCTCAGGGTTCCAAGGAGCTCACTACACCCCTGGTCAACCAATGGCCTTCACTGGGAACACTCAATGGGGCCGAGGGTGCCAGCAACTCCAAGCCCTACCGGAG ACACAGCTTCATGAGCACGGAGCCGCTGTCAGCTGAAGCCAGTCTGAGCTCGGACTCCCAGCGCCTGGGAGAGGGCACGCGGGACGAAGAGCCCTGGGGTCCCATCG GAAAGGACCCCACGCCCTCCATGCTGGGCCTCTGCGGCTCCCTGGCCTCCATCCCCAGCTGCAAGTCCCTGGCGAGCTTCAAATCCAACGAGTGCCTGGTGAGCGACAGTCCTGAGGGCAGTCCAGCACTGAGCCCCAGCTGA
- the RUNDC3A gene encoding RUN domain-containing protein 3A isoform X1 encodes MEASFVQTTMALGLSSKKASSRNVAVERKNLITVCRFSVKTLLEKYTAEPIDDSSEEFVNFAAILEQILSHRFKAGPVSWFSSDGQRGFWDYIRLACSKVPNNCVSSIENMENISTARAKGRAWIRVALMEKRMSEYITTALRDTRTTRRFYDSGAIMLRDEATILTGMLIGLSAIDFSFCLKGEVLDGKTPVVIDYTPYLKFTQSYDYLTDEEERQSAESSTSEDNSPEHPYLPLVTDEDSWYSKWHKMEQKFRIVYAQKGYLEELVRLRESQLKDLEAENRRLQLQLEEAAAQNQREKRELEGVILELQEQLTGLIPSDHAPLAQGSKELTTPLVNQWPSLGTLNGAEGASNSKPYRRHSFMSTEPLSAEASLSSDSQRLGEGTRDEEPWGPIGKDPTPSMLGLCGSLASIPSCKSLASFKSNECLVSDSPEGSPALSPS; translated from the exons ATGGAAGCGAGCTTTGTCCAGACCACCATGGCTCTGGGGCTGTCCTCCAAGAAAGCGTCCTCCCGCAACGTGGCCGTGGAGCGTAAGAACCTGATCACCGTGTGCAG GTTCTCTGTGAAAACACTGCTGGAGAAGTACACAGCGGAGCCCATCGATGACTCATCAGAGGAGTTTGTCAATTTTGCAGCCATTTTAGAGCAGATCCTCAGCCACCGCTTCAAAG CAGGTCCAGTGAGCTGGTTCAGCTCAGATGGGCAGCGGGGCTTCTGGGACTATATCCGGCTGGCCTGCAGCAAAGTGCCCAACAACTGTGTGAGCAGCATCGAGAACATGGAGAACATCAGCACAGCCCGGGCCAAG GGCCGGGCATGGATCCGGGTGGCACTGATGGAGAAACGCATGTCAGAATACATCACCACGGCTCTGCGGGACACCCGGACCACCAG ACGGTTCTATGACTCTGGAGCCATCATGCTGCGGGACGAAGCCACCATCCTCACGGGAATGCTGATCGGACTCAGCGCCATCGACTTCAG CTTCTGTCTAAAGGGGGAAGTCCTGGACGGGAAGACCCCGGTAGTTATCGATTACACACCCTACCTGAAGTTCACACAGAG CTACGACTACCTGACCGACGAGGAGGAGCGGCAGAGCGCGGAGAGCAGCACGAGCGAGGACAACTCGCCCGAGCACCCGTACCTGCCGCTCGTCACCGACGAGGACAGCTGGTACAGCAAGTGGCACAAGATGGAACAGAAGTTCCGCATCGTCTACGCGCAGAAG GGCTACTTGGAAGAGCTGGTGCGTCTGCGCGAGTCGCAGCTGAAGGACCTGGAGGCGGAGAACCGgcggctgcagctgcagctggagGAGGCGGCGGCGCAGAACCAGCGCGAGAAGCGGGAGCTGGAAGGAGTGATCCTGGAGCTGCAGGAGCAGCT gaCAGGTCTGATCCCCAGTGACCACGCCCCCCTGGCTCAGGGTTCCAAGGAGCTCACTACACCCCTGGTCAACCAATGGCCTTCACTGGGAACACTCAATGGGGCCGAGGGTGCCAGCAACTCCAAGCCCTACCGGAG ACACAGCTTCATGAGCACGGAGCCGCTGTCAGCTGAAGCCAGTCTGAGCTCGGACTCCCAGCGCCTGGGAGAGGGCACGCGGGACGAAGAGCCCTGGGGTCCCATCG GAAAGGACCCCACGCCCTCCATGCTGGGCCTCTGCGGCTCCCTGGCCTCCATCCCCAGCTGCAAGTCCCTGGCGAGCTTCAAATCCAACGAGTGCCTGGTGAGCGACAGTCCTGAGGGCAGTCCAGCACTGAGCCCCAGCTGA
- the RUNDC3A gene encoding RUN domain-containing protein 3A isoform X3 produces the protein MEASFVQTTMALGLSSKKASSRNVAVERKNLITVCRFSVKTLLEKYTAEPIDDSSEEFVNFAAILEQILSHRFKACAPAGPVSWFSSDGQRGFWDYIRLACSKVPNNCVSSIENMENISTARAKGRAWIRVALMEKRMSEYITTALRDTRTTRRFYDSGAIMLRDEATILTGMLIGLSAIDFSFCLKGEVLDGKTPVVIDYTPYLKFTQSYDYLTDEEERQSAESSTSEDNSPEHPYLPLVTDEDSWYSKWHKMEQKFRIVYAQKGYLEELVRLRESQLKDLEAENRRLQLQLEEAAAQNQREKRELEGVILELQEQLTGLIPSDHAPLAQGSKELTTPLVNQWPSLGTLNGAEGASNSKPYRRHSFMSTEPLSAEASLSSDSQRLGEGTRDEEPWGPIGSSEPN, from the exons ATGGAAGCGAGCTTTGTCCAGACCACCATGGCTCTGGGGCTGTCCTCCAAGAAAGCGTCCTCCCGCAACGTGGCCGTGGAGCGTAAGAACCTGATCACCGTGTGCAG GTTCTCTGTGAAAACACTGCTGGAGAAGTACACAGCGGAGCCCATCGATGACTCATCAGAGGAGTTTGTCAATTTTGCAGCCATTTTAGAGCAGATCCTCAGCCACCGCTTCAAAG CCTGTGCCCCAGCAGGTCCAGTGAGCTGGTTCAGCTCAGATGGGCAGCGGGGCTTCTGGGACTATATCCGGCTGGCCTGCAGCAAAGTGCCCAACAACTGTGTGAGCAGCATCGAGAACATGGAGAACATCAGCACAGCCCGGGCCAAG GGCCGGGCATGGATCCGGGTGGCACTGATGGAGAAACGCATGTCAGAATACATCACCACGGCTCTGCGGGACACCCGGACCACCAG ACGGTTCTATGACTCTGGAGCCATCATGCTGCGGGACGAAGCCACCATCCTCACGGGAATGCTGATCGGACTCAGCGCCATCGACTTCAG CTTCTGTCTAAAGGGGGAAGTCCTGGACGGGAAGACCCCGGTAGTTATCGATTACACACCCTACCTGAAGTTCACACAGAG CTACGACTACCTGACCGACGAGGAGGAGCGGCAGAGCGCGGAGAGCAGCACGAGCGAGGACAACTCGCCCGAGCACCCGTACCTGCCGCTCGTCACCGACGAGGACAGCTGGTACAGCAAGTGGCACAAGATGGAACAGAAGTTCCGCATCGTCTACGCGCAGAAG GGCTACTTGGAAGAGCTGGTGCGTCTGCGCGAGTCGCAGCTGAAGGACCTGGAGGCGGAGAACCGgcggctgcagctgcagctggagGAGGCGGCGGCGCAGAACCAGCGCGAGAAGCGGGAGCTGGAAGGAGTGATCCTGGAGCTGCAGGAGCAGCT gaCAGGTCTGATCCCCAGTGACCACGCCCCCCTGGCTCAGGGTTCCAAGGAGCTCACTACACCCCTGGTCAACCAATGGCCTTCACTGGGAACACTCAATGGGGCCGAGGGTGCCAGCAACTCCAAGCCCTACCGGAG ACACAGCTTCATGAGCACGGAGCCGCTGTCAGCTGAAGCCAGTCTGAGCTCGGACTCCCAGCGCCTGGGAGAGGGCACGCGGGACGAAGAGCCCTGGGGTCCCATCG gaagctcagagccaaATTAG
- the SLC25A39 gene encoding mitochondrial glutathione transporter SLC25A39 isoform X1, which translates to MTDQDPGGISPFQQMVASGAGAVVTSLFMTPLDVVKVRLQSQRPSMANELTPSSRLWSLSYTKLPSSLQSTGKCLLYCNGVLEPLYLCPNGARCATWFQDPTRFTGTMDAFVKIVRHEGTRTLWSGLPATLVMTVPATAIYFTAYDQLKALLCGRALTSDLYAPMVAGALARLGTVTVISPLELMRTKLQAQHVSYRELGACVRTAVAQGGWRSLWLGWGPTALRDVPFSALYWFNYELVKRWLNGLRPKDQTSVGMSFVAGGISGTVAAVLTLPFDVVKTQRQVALGAMEAVRVTPLRMDSTWLLLRRIRAESGTRGLFAGFLPRIIKAAPSCAIMISTYEFSKSFFQRLNQDRLLGA; encoded by the exons ATGACTGACCAGGATCCTGGGGGCATCAGCCCCTTCCAGCAAATGGTGGCCTCAGGCGCTGGGGCGGTGGTCACCTCCCTCTTCA TGACACCCCTGGACGTGGTGAAGGTTCGCCTGCAGTCTCAGCGGCCTTCCATGGCCAACG AGCTGACGCCTTCCTCCAGACTGTGGAGCCTCTCCTATACCAAAT TGCCCTCCTCTCTGCAATCCACAGGGAAGTGCCTCCTGTACTGCAATGGTGTCCTGGAGCCCTTGTACCTGTGCCCAAATGGTGCCCGCTGTGCCACCTGGTTTCAAGACCCTACCCGCTTCACTGGCACCATG GACGCCTTTGTGAAGATCGTGAGGCACGAGGGCACCCGGACCCTCTGGAGCGGCCTCCCTGCCACTCT GGTGATGACTGTGCCAGCTACTGCCATCTACTTCACTGCTTATGACCAACTCAAGGCCCTCCTGTGTGGTCGAGCCCTGACCTCTGACCTCTACGCACCCATGGTGGCTGGTGCGCTGGCCCGCT TGGGCACTGTGACTGTGATCAGCCCCCTGGAGCTCATGCGGACAAAGCTGCAGGCTCAGCACGTGTCATACCGGGAGCTGGGTGCCTGTGTTCGAACTGCCGTGGCTCAGGGTGGCTGGCGCTCGCTGTGGCTGGGCTGGGGCCCCACTGCCCTTCGAGATGTGCCCTTCTCAG CCCTATACTGGTTCAACTATGAGCTGGTGAAGAGATGGCTGAATGGGCTCAGGCCAAAGGACCAGACTTCTGTAGGCATGAGCTTTGTGGCTGGTGGCATCTCAGGGACG GTGGCTGCCGTGCTGACTCTACCCTTTGACGTGGTGAAGACCCAACGCCAGGTTGCACTGGGAGCGATGGAGGCTGTGAGAG TGACACCCCTGCGCATGGACTCCACCTGGCTGCTGCTGCGGAGGATCCGGGCCGAGTCGGGCACCAGGGGACTCTTTGCAG gcttccttCCTCGGATCATCAAGGCTGCCCCCTCCTGCGCCATCATGATCAGCACCTATGAGTTCAGCAAAAGCTTCTTCCAGAGGCTCAACCAGGACCGGCTTCTGGGCGCCTGA